A portion of the Phaeodactylum tricornutum CCAP 1055/1 chromosome 7, whole genome shotgun sequence genome contains these proteins:
- a CDS encoding predicted protein — MQLIGGGAHGPQAATAIRHVAAQNGVWSLGNFGGVPSKSSMSFYQPATTDSNADDGESSFQADPTSQASVDTPEYRFVFNSCGIGMALASMGGAFIDCNQLFSQLSSYSKQELCALTIFNLTARQDLQHAFDLISQMISPPVDVRGQDTPPKAIVLRGAMGDRTDIGLNVSLIKGEDGIAKCFCVTLIKNPESPFDSAKPVPVSFESIQNNAPVSTVDDTKTESMSATPAFTSG, encoded by the coding sequence ATGCAGCTGATAGGAGGTGGGGCGCACGGACCACAGGCGGCAACTGCTATTCGGCATGTGGCCGCCCAGAATGGCGTCTGGTCCCTAGGTAATTTCGGCGGAGTACCCTCGAAATCCTCTATGTCGTTCTACCAGCCCGCAACGACAGACAGCAACGCTGATGACGGCGAATCTTCGTTTCAGGCGGATCCCACCTCTCAAGCTTCAGTTGATACACCGGAATATCGATTTGTGTTTAACTCCTGTGGGATCGGAATGGCGTTGGCATCAATGGGAGGAGCCTTCATCGACTGCAACCAATTGTTCAGCCAGCTATCGAGCTATTCCAAGCAAGAGCTGTGCGCGTTAACAATATTTAATTTGACGGCAAGGCAAGATCTGCAACACGCATTTGATCTTATCAGTCAAATGATCTCTCCTCCTGTTGATGTTCGAGGCCAAGACACACCACCAAAGGCTATTGTTCTTCGTGGAGCAATGGGGGACCGTACTGATATTGGTCTCAATGTTTCACTGATCAAAGGCGAGGACGGAATTGCAAAGTGCTTCTGTGTCACTTTGATTAAGAATCCCGAGTCTCCATTTGATTCGGCTAAGCCCGTACCGGTATCGTTTGAGTCCATTCAAAACAATGCGCCGGTATCCACTGTGGATGATACGAAGACGGAGAGTATGAGTGCGACACCAGCCTTTACCTCAGGGTAA
- a CDS encoding predicted protein: MYGQVVVGPPGSGKTTFCDGMQQYLRLLGRDAWVLNLDPANEGGSVNGGTGTTEENVDEIESKSQLPYETIFDVCEEVVNLSSVMKKTGLGPNGGLIYCMEYMEAHVGDIILKINEKLKEKTYLLIDLPGQVELYTHSTCVQQLLSKMIKAWDLRLSAVQLIDAHYCTDASKFLSAAMLGTTTMLRLELPTVNVLSKVDLLSRYGDLPLQLEFFTECHDLERLVPFLEHQAMNHSKHDNEYSSSGTSIFFQKYAKLHNALAEVVEDFGLLSFLPLNITDAGSVGRVLAKIDKCNGYVFMEGSVPGD; the protein is encoded by the exons ATGTACGGACAGGTAGTTGTCGGACCTCCAGGAAGTGGCAAAACCACTTTTTGCGACGG CATGCAACAGTACCTTCGGCTTCTGGGTCGGGATGCGTGGGTTTTGAACTTAGACCCTGCGAATGAAGGGGGATCTGTAAATGGCGGAACGGGAACGACCGAAGAAAATGTGGACGAAATCGAATCAAAATCACAATTGCCGTACGAAACTATTTTTGATGTCTGCGAAGAAGTTGTTAATCTTTCCTCCGTTATGAAAAAAACAGGCCTGGGGCCCAATGGAGGACTAATATATTGCATGGAATATATGGAGGCGCATGTCGGCGATATTATTCTCAAAATTAATGAGAAACTGAAAGAAAAGACATACCTTCTCATTGATCTCCCTGGACAAGTGGAGCTGTACACACATTCCACATGTGTACAGCAGCTATTGAGTAAAATGATTAAAGCTTGGGACCTGCGATTGTCAGCGGTGCAGCTTATTGATGCGCACTACTGCACTGATGCATCCAAGTTTCTTTCGGCGGCTATGTTGGGAACGACAACCATGCTGCGGCTCGAGCTTCCAACCGTGAACGTACTTAGTAAGGTGGATTTGTTGTCCCGATACGGTGATCTACCGCTGCAGCTAGAATTCTTCACTGAGTGCCATGATCTTGAAAGACTGGTCCCTTTTCTCGAGCATCAAGCCATGAATCATTCAAAACACGACAACGAATATTCGAGTTCCGGAAC CTCTATATTTTTCCAGAAGTACGCCAAGCTTCACAATGCTTTAGCCGAAGTTGTAGAAGATTTCGGTCTACTCTCGTTTCTCCCATTAAATATAACAGATGCTGGAAGCGTTGGCCGTGTATTGGCGAAAATCGACAAATGCAATGGCTATGTATTTATGGAAGGGTCCGTCCCGGGGGAT
- a CDS encoding predicted protein, which yields MKVLLGVVTLVSLSRGSEAFSPAQPATSSTRSLVQSCRSSPNALLTTPLFAEKEKSKKPFDEGLRTKLVSESIAPWRTLRLFLYTALGAGAFIGGLVNLSGTAAAISGARSDVDMNTEYINLAIDFGAVAVFAFLTKFDLDKQKDLNENVEKKIELKKQQKQLVKGMKEREKQLATLNVEIQVSATGDTKQASVRQLQAGARQHMIVVAGPKKATRDALIGANLLKMDFAMSNVLVVPFETDVTEADRLSRPEGGFGERPMYETQPYVAQAVGEGWQEYIKSEMSDAVKQNGEKVKEEGIAIVVASTGKIIRRGVGKVPWRQMVEQLQASTKEKEGSGLLPF from the exons ATGAAAGTATTGCTCGGAGTTGTCACGCTTGTTTCATTGTCCAGGGGCTCGGAAGCCTTTTCGCCGGCGCAACCGGCTACATCTTCGACTCGCTCACTGGTTCAAAGCTGTCGATCTTCACCAAATGCACTACTTACAACGCCATTATTCGCGGAGAAAGAGAAGAGCAAGAAACCGTTCGACGAAGGTCTCCGCACAAAGCTAGTTTCGGAAAGCATCGCCCCCTGGCGCACGCTGCGTTTGTTTCTGTACACGGCTTTAGGGGCGGGTGCCTTTATCGGGGGTCTCGTCAACTTATCGGGAACAGCAGCAGCTATAAGCGGTGCGCGATCTGACGTAGATATGAATACTGAG TACATCAATTTGGCCATTGATTTCGGTGCGGTTGCAGTGTTTGcctttttgacgaaattcgATCTTGATAAGCAAAAAGACTTGAACGAAAATGTCGAGAAGAAGATTGAGCTAAAGAAACAGCAAAAGCAGCTCGTCAAAGGGATGAAGGAACGCGAAAAGCAACTAGCAACATTAAACGTGGAGATTCAAGTTTCAGCTACTGGCGATACCAAGCAAGCTTCAGTTCGCCAACTACAGGCCGGCGCTCGCCAGCATATGATTGTAGTGGCAGGCCCGAAAAAGGCCACGCGGGATGCTCTCATTGGAGCCAACTTGCTAAAAATGGATTTTGCCATGAGCAACGTTCTTGTCGTACCTTTTGAAACCGATGTTACCGAGGCTGATCGTCTTTCGCGGCCAGAAGGTGGATTTGGCGAACGTCCAATGTACGAAACCCAACCCTATGTGGCTCAGGCGGTTGGCGAGGGATGGCAAGAGTACATAAAATCGGAAATGAGCGATGCCGTCAAACAGAACGGcgaaaaagtcaaagaaGAGGGCATTGCTATTGTTGTCGCTAGTACTGGAAAGATTATACGACGAGGCGTCGGTAAAGTTCCTTGGCGACAGATGGTGGAGCAACTGCAAGCATCTACGAAAGAGAAGGAAGGTTCCGGACTGCTACCTTTTTAA
- a CDS encoding predicted protein — protein MAAHRRRPQTTKLANVQEVTVATKMMEATAAKDLIEDHLPPLGLVYTVLICSGTMFVLCMRDFLATGRSIGGSWDEAMMAFTKSMDWFDDSKGWKSQQGGLSAIRQATTDANNMGGFFVRKMAGAAGLAVHLQKILPLLVHPKGAQWTMGHFRPLLSTAVITNLGIATLYAVYLGELQASGAKEMTYCILAILVIEAIVMAFYLTTAKPLKQGPSISMTEGKTPSSVPSRIVTRTIMIVSASMAVISGRDLLFPGFIFEFIPRDDIYLEWTNAFLHSPPKGSPESLHRSMEAPLYVGDKFISQLMGLHVLVACIYKAVSAAGIRYGSDGGGLIKAKIIWRGQFFGDGIILFTFRLFASAASTASLDFRWHVMAIAYETFILAVMTEGPFGPAADIGVGFSDVALLVASVTGFCCLAVGVYAIVLVRLKSRADMQKSEGEDGYDEQLANADAATLNRAQRRARARATMKMQRRIAPIVPGQRDNIQAIGAVGEEGEGESIRHLSRKERQKAAKLVEKDERRLFEEERRKQHLELQDATKRLKEEKEILDERRRDEEKIAKNAVEEEQRNRIEDEWLTFLTCSERKETVNEWVREIKASRSVALDIIAKDFGVSQTVVKNRIQELIEERRVAGIISNDGRFIHLSDNELHKIAARLRKLGSFSMKDIAAMRKAVASE, from the exons ATGGCAGCTCATCGAAGACGACCGCAGACTACCAAACTGGCGAACGTCCAGGAAGTCACCGTCGCCACTAAAATGATGGAGGCTACCGCTGCGAAGGACCTCATTGAAGACCACCTTCCGCCTTTGGGTCTCGTGTACACCGTACTCATCTGCTCCGGTACGATGTTTGTCCTGTGTATGCGAGATTTTCTTGCAACAGGCCGTTCAATTGGTGGTTCTTGGGACGAGGCTATGATG GCCTTCACCAAGTCAATGGATTGGTTTGACGACTCGAAGGGATGGAAATCTCAGCAAGGAGGTCTCAGTGCGATCCGCCAAGCCACAACCGATGCGAACAATATGGGGGGTTTCTTTGTTCGCAAAATGGCTGGGGCTGCTGGGCTAGCTGTCCACTTGCAAAAAATTCTTCCCTTGCTCGTACATCCAAAAGGTGCTCAGTGGACCATGGGCCACTTTCGCCCCCTCCTCTCAACCGCTGTAATCACCAATCTGGGAATTGCTACTCTATATGCAGTTTATTTGGGCGAACTACAGGCCTCTGGTGCCAAGGAGATGACCTACTGTATACTCGCAATTCTTGTCATCGAGGCGATTGTTATGGCCTTCTATTTGACCACAGCGAAGCCTCTTAAGCAGGGACCATCTATTTCGATGACTGAAGGGAAGACGCCGTCTTCTGTTCCGAGCCGGATTGTGACACGCACCATAATGATCGTCTCGGCTTCCATGGCTGTGATTTCTGGACGCGACCTGCTCTTCCCCGGCTTTATTTTCGAGTTTATCCCCCGTGATGATATTTACTTGGAGTGGACTAACGCTTTCTTACATTCGCCGCCCAAAGGATCTCCTGAATCCTTGCACCGGAGCATGGAGGCGCCTCTGTACGTGGGCGACAAATTCATTTCACAGCTCATGGGGCTACATGTTTTAGTCGCCTGCATTTACAAAGCCGTTTCGGCTGCTGGCATCCGGTACGGAAGCGATGGCGGGGGTTTGATAAAAGCAAAAATAATTTGGAGGGGACAATTTTTTGGCGATGGCATTATCCTTTTTACTTTCCGCCTCTTTGCTTCGGCTGCCTCAACCGCGAGTCTTGATTTTCGATGGCATGTGATGGCGATTGCATATGAAACGTTTATTCTCG CTGTGATGACGGAGGGTCCGTTTGGCCCGGCTGCTGACATTGGTGTCGGATTTTCAGACGTGGCGCTGCTTGTTGCTTCGGTAACAGGCTTTTGTTGCTTGGCTGTTG GCGTCTATGCTATAGTGTTGGTTCGTTTGAAATCCAGAGCCGATATGCAGAAAAGTGAAGGTGAGGACGGGTACGACGAGCAGCTGGCGAATGCCGACGCCGCAACTCTCAATAGAGCCCAACGTCGTGCTCGTGCGCGAGCCACTATGAAGATGCAACGACGGATTGCACCAATTGTGCCAGGTCAAAGGGATAACATTCAGGCAATTGGTGCTGTTGGTGAAGAGGGTGAAGGAGAGTCAATCAGGCACCTTTCGCGGAAAGAGCGCCAAAAAGCTGCGAAGCTGGTAGAGAAAGATGAACGACGATTATTCGAGGAAGAACGAAGGAAGCAGCATTTAGAATTGCAAGACGCGACAAAGCGActcaaggaagaaaaggaaattcTGGATGAACGCCGTCGTGACGAGGAAAAAATTGCTAAAAACGCTGTAGAAGAGGAGCAACGAAACAGAATTGAAGACGAGTGGCTCACGTTTTTGACGTGTTCGGAACGAAAAGAGACGGTTAATGAATGGGTACGTGAGATAAAAGCAAGCAGATCAGTTGCACTTGATATCATTGCAAAGGACTTTGGTGTTTCGCAAACGGTTGTCAAAAATCGAATTCAGGAACTAATTGAAGAGAGGAGAGTCGCTGGAATCATTTCAAACGATGGTCGATTTATACATCTGTCTGACAACGAACTTCATAAAATCGCCGCGCGACTGAGAAAGCTTGGCAGTTTTTCAATGAAGGACATAGCTGCGATGAGGAAAGCCGTAGCAAGCGAATGA
- a CDS encoding predicted protein, with product MMKEGAESSSVVWESRMSLLSLFDSRRRFEKFDNRKDYSVCLGLALLYGSWNKSCASPAFEEKSRALLSRLLAESTDGLIIHRYAAMVEIDSTDEDLEFCIGDGDSFVKRLALPPKDMPAFAILCHTKGVDNTNLRYISSVQASTILSAICKSKVDTRAANLHPLRKAIESVEDEYDLSVVPHKSCESLRIFIAGDRSSVGKSSVCLGILGNLLHTGYPASSLAYIKPATQSEATQLIERYCLKNDIRCVPVGPLVYYRGFTRAFLAGETDSTEELLASCGRAVDRVSRGKQIVLIDGVGFPAVGSICGTDNAQVLRACSYPFSETQRRNMGVVLVGGVGVGGAIDSFNMNAAYFEQSRVKVLGAIFNKLPETGFYSLENCRAQVSAYFRQNEKQVRLGRELFGFVPLYPFHSKSDSMSITEDFIEVFGAHVDIQGILRESAKLKEAGDMNISSRVEPDVKRRKLSTTRPKRRREEIEALAVKSGAKKSA from the exons ATGATGAAAGAAGGTGCGGAAAGCAGCAGTGTTGTATGGGAGTCTCGGATGTCGCTTCTCTCGCTTTTTGATTCTCGCCGGCGCTTCGAGAAATTCGATAACCGTAAAGATTATTCCGTTTGTCTCGGATTGGCTCTTCTGTATGGGTCGTGGAATAAAAGCTGTGCAAGTCctgctttcgaagaaaaatCCCGGGCTCTGTTGTCTCGTTTGTTAGCGGAATCTACGGACGGTCTGATTATCCATCGCTATGCTGCGATGGTTGAGATCGACTCtaccgacgaagacttggagtTTTGTATCGGCGACGGCGACTCCTTCGTAAAGCGTCTTGCTCTTCCACCCAAGGACATGCCCGCTTTTGCAATTTTGTGCCATACTAAGGGTGTAGATAACACGAATTTGCGCTACATTTCCAGTGTTCAGGCATCAACTATACTGAGCGCAATATGCAAGAGCAAAGTTGATACGAGAGCAGCAAACCTTCATCCTTTAAGGAAAGCAATAGAATCCGTGGAAGATGAATACGATCTTTCCGTGGTTCCGCATAAATCCTGCGAGTCTTTGCGGATATTCATTGCCGGTGATCGTTCTTCGGTCGGCAAGTCTAGCGTGTGTTTGGGTATACTTGGTAATTTACTGCATACCGGGTACCCGGCATCATCGCTGGCCTACATCAAGCCCGCGACGCAAAGCGAAGCCACGCAACTCATTGAGCGCTATTGTCTCAAAAACGATATTCGATGCGTTCCGGTTGGCCCTCTG GTATACTATCGGGGCTTTACTAGGGCGTTTCTTGCTGGCGAGACTGATTCGACGGAAGAATTGCTTGCAAGCTGTGGACGAGCAGTGGACCGCGTATCACGAGGGAAGCAGATTGTTCTCATAGATGGGGTGGGGTTTCCAGCTGTAGGCTCCATTTGTGGGACGGATAATGCTCAGGTTCTACGAGCATGTAGCTACCCTTTCTCAGAAACGCAAAGGCGGAATATGGGAGTCGTTCTGGTAGGAGGGGTTGGTGTCGGTGGTGCCATCGATTCGTTCAACATGAACGCTGCCTACTTTGAACAATCCAGAGTGAAAGTCTTAGGAGCAATTTTCAACAAGCTTCCTGAGACTGGATTTTACTCTTTGGAAAACTGCCGAGCCCAGGTTAGTGCATATTTTAGACAGAATGAAAAGCAAGTACGGTTGGGTCGCGAACTATTTGGCTTTGTTCCTCTCTATCCATTCCATTCAAAGAGCGATTCGATGAGCATAACGGAAGATTTCATCGAGGTTTTTGGAGCACATGTTGACATTCAGGGAATTCTACGAGAGTCGGCGAAGCTAAAAGAAGCCGGAGATATGAATATCTCGTCAAGGGTTGAACCAGACGTTAAGCGACGAAAACTGTCGACAACTCGTCCCAAACGACGACGGGAGGAAATTGAGGCTTTAGCGGTAAAGTCTGGGGCAAAAAAGTCAGCGTGA
- a CDS encoding predicted protein, which translates to MKPLSVLTAASIGQISVRAFISPKPAGIAAVHLGSRSRLPNLKSTSVISSNEDLLPGIEAINANNLDLFKSLEALRKQDEFRYYSVDILASCEYMPQELFECYTQSCEIYPVDEDEVPETIREIDMDEAGFELDGWGRWDMPSSDYYDTEMFPEGYTNYDGSEVWNFIHNRICFQEFDFDDDHWKADYNKAVSGLHSMISAQVIQGIQEKLDGGEEFEEDEIWRDPKAEFARRLSPEGETPLALENLYFCFMLMLTAVSKARDRLYNDMKSGKVSMDTSNDLRHILESPLLVEPTVDIAFTRLKARAIKDSDSSDALWEARMRTRELLRIMNCVQCNKCRLHGKISVMGLSTALQILLGRTGKGGDPTHIHRVELAALMATLHKCSRALKFCQKMHAS; encoded by the exons ATGAAACCGCTATCAGTTCTAACAGCGGCATCCATTGGCCAAATTTCCGTAAGAGCCTTTATTTCACCGAAACCAGCTGGTATCGCGGCCGTACATCTGGGAAGCCGCTCCAGGCTTCCGAATCTTAAGAGTACTTCAGTGATATCATCCAACGAAGACCTATTGCCAGGTATTGAGGCAATCAATGCCAACAACTTGGATCTTTTTAAAAGCCTAGAAGCGTTGCGAAAGCAGGATGAGTTCCGCTATTACAGTGTTGACATTCTTGCCAGCTGCGAGTACATGCCACAAGAGCTCTTTGAGTGCTACACGCAAAGCTGCGAGATTTACCCCGTAGACGAAGATGAG GTTCCGGAAACTATTCGTGAAATAGACATGGACGAGGCCGGGTTTGAATTGGATGGATGGGGGCGATGGGATATGCCCAGCTCTGATTATTATGATACCGAGATGTTTCCGGAAGGATACACTAATTATGACGGGTCCGAAGTTTGGAACTTTATTCACAACCGTATTTGTTTTCAGGAATTTGACTTTGATGATGATCACTGGAAGGCAGATTACAACAAGGCTGTCTCTGGACTACACTCTATGATCTCTGCCCAAGTCATCCAAGGTATTCAAGAAAAGCTAGATGGTGGGGAAGAGTTTGAAGAGGATGAAATCTGGAGAGACCCAAAAGCTGAGTTTGCACGCAGACTTTCGCCTGAAGGTGAAACTcctttggctttggaaaatCTTTACTTTTGTTTTATGTTGATGTTAACAGCAGTTTCGAAAGCTCGTGATCGTTTGTACAACGATATGAAATCAGGAAAGGTCAGCATGGACACTTCAAACGACCTTCGCCATATACTTGAATCGCCACTTCTTGTGGAACCGACCGTTGATATTGCCTTCACCAGACTCAAAGCTAGAGCTATTAAGGACTCGGACTCTTCAGATGCCCTGTGGGAAGCACGTATGCGGACACGTGAACTCCTTCGTATTATGAACTGTGTCCAGTGCAATAAGTGCCGTCTGCACGGCAAGATCTCTGTTATGGGTCTATCAACAGCCCTGCAAATTCTTTTGGGACGGACTGGTAAAGGCGGCGATCCTACGCACATCCATCGTGTGGAACTGGCTGCGTTGATGGCGACCTTGCATAAGTGCTCCCGCGCACTCAAGTTCTGCCAGAAAATGCATGCGTCTTAG
- a CDS encoding predicted protein, producing MMSAVKSLLVVIIAILISTTVGFLPRLPVRHLSPSISDALSRFILKESGGNNEESMPPSKLSLEEKMKNWEATEEEQKAASLGGVVPGRSDAFDIGLFVLFPLMVLSGLAFAFFPLIMDKIDVDSVGPPPMV from the coding sequence ATGATGTCAGCTGTAAAATCTCTCCTCGTCGTTATCATTGCTATTCTGATATCCACAACTGTTGGATTCTTGCCTCGCCTCCCGGTGAGACATCTCTCTCCCAGCATCAGCGATGCTTTGTCCCGTTTCATATTAAAGGAAAGCGGAGGTAATAACGAAGAAAGCATGCCTCCTTCAAAACTTTCATTGGAAGAGAAGATGAAAAACTGGGAAGCTAcagaagaagaacaaaaagcCGCGAGCCTAGGGGGTGTTGTTCCTGGACGTTCGGATGCATTTGATATTGGTCTTTTTGTTCTCTTTCCACTCATGGTGTTGTCAGGCTTAGCGTTTGCCTTTTTCCCGTTAATCATGGACAAAATAGACGTCGACAGTGTGGGCCCGCCGCCGATGGTGTAG
- a CDS encoding predicted protein, with amino-acid sequence MAPRIICQSSAKLFYLKGIPVFLRQISMDTLWIHMNRNHEGILFRALRAEDGTIHISGKRKKESDFSPDGLNALYCLEVVKDDASSQSFDLEIAIRNGLRPPKRAYYHMTNFRKVAIGEWMLDIDPEDSIDLMWRNQMDEAFLDDFDDITASEKGFLKLWNDFIKRQPHTPQKDIPKLTIEFVTQNYEIICKEGYHEEMLKHVTNLWDEGHINGDDLFATIVAYNNLVPFNSP; translated from the exons ATGGCACCTCGTATCATTTGCCAAAGTTCTGCAAAGCTCTTTTATCTGAAGGGTATTCCTGTTTTTCTTCGGCAGATTAGCATGGATACTCTGTGGATACACATGAATAGAAACCACGAAGGCATTCTCTTTCGAGCGTTACGGGCAGAGGACGGGACG ATCCACATTTCAGGGAAACGGAAAAAAGAATCAGACTTTTCTCCTGACGGCTTGAATGCATTGTATTGCCTTGAGGTAGTTAAGGATGACGCTTCTTCTCAAAGCTTTGATCTGGAAATCGCGATTCGCAATGGTCTTCGCCCGCCAAAGAGAGCGTATTATCACATGACCAATTTCAGAAAGGTCGCAATTGGAGAGTGGATGTTAGATATTGATCCTGAAGACTCTATAGACTTGATGTGGAGGAATCAAATGGATGAAGCA TTTTTGGACGACTTCGACGATATTACAGCTAGTGAGAAGGGATTCCTGAAACTATGGAACGATTTTATCAAACGTCAACCGCATACGCCACAAAAGGATATACCAAAGCTTACCATTGAGTTTGTTACTCAAAACTACGAAATAATTTGCAAAGAGGGCTACCACGAGGAGATGTTAAAACATGTCACGAATCTTTGGGACGAAGGACATATAAATGGAGACGATCTTTTTGCAACTATTGTTGCTTACAATAATCTTGTTCCGTTTAACAGTCCATAA
- a CDS encoding predicted protein has product MVPKISDKGAFVAPSAAVIGDVTIGKASSIWYGATVRGDVNTITIGDYTNIGDRAVVHVARIQGDFATSIGNNVTIGAGALIHAATLKDNCVVGESAQVLDGATVESNVIIAPAAIVTPGTMVPSGELWAGSPAKMIRVLTEDEIAAIPKQASETAALASMHAIEHSKSYEQPSF; this is encoded by the exons ATGGTGCCGAAGATATCGGACAAAGGTGCTTTTGTGGCCCCCTCAGCTGCTGTAATCGGCGATGTCACGATCGGAAAGGCTTCTAG TATTTGGTATGGTGCGACTGTTCGCGGTGATGTCAATACTATCACAATCGGTGACTATACCAACATTGGCGATCGCGCCGTCGTACACGTAGCTCGAATTCAAGGTGATTTTGCGACAAGCATTGGAAACAATGTAACAATTGGTGCCGGCGCTCTGATTCACGCGGCGACGCTGAAGGACAATTGTGTTGTTGGAGAATCTGCTCAAGTGTTGGACGGCGCAACGGTCGAATCGAACGTGATCATTGCACCTGCGGCTATTGTCACGCCTGGAACGATGGTACCAAGCGGCGAGCTATGGGCCGGATCCCCAGCGAAAATGATTcgtgttttgacggaagacgagATTGCAGCCATTCCCAAACAAGCCAGCGAAACAGCAGCTTTAGCCTCGATGCACGCCATTGAACACTCAAAAAGCTATGAGCAA CCCAGCTTCTAA